In Dama dama isolate Ldn47 chromosome 9, ASM3311817v1, whole genome shotgun sequence, the following proteins share a genomic window:
- the LOC133061634 gene encoding olfactory receptor 7A17-like — protein sequence MEPGNQTSISEFILLGLSEEVLLQPLLFWSFLFMYLVTFIGNLLIILAIITDSHLHTPMYFFLFNLSFSDMCFTSTTIPKMLWNIQTQSQVITYEGCIVQMYFFMLFGILDNILLTVMAYDRFAAICHPLQYMIIMNPKFCDLLLLTSWLVSVLDSLLHGLMILRLSFCTKLEIHHFFCELYEVVQLACSDTFLNDLMIYFASGVLVIVPLTGILFSYSKIVSSILKISSTRGRYKAFSTCVSHLSTVSLFYGTSLGVYLSSASTQNSRATAVASVMYTVVTPMLNPFIYSLKNKDIKQALKTLFSKETLSV from the coding sequence ATGGAACCAGGAAACCAAACCAGTATTTCAGAATTTATCCTCCTGGGACTCTCAGAAGAGGTATTATTGCAGCCTCTCCTCTTTTGGAGCTTCCTGTTCATGTACCTGGTCACCTTCATTGGGAACCTTCTCATCATCCTGGCCATTATCACTgactcccacctccacacacccatgtatttctttctcttcaaccTATCTTTTTCAGACATGTGTTTCACCTCTACCACCATCCCAAAGATGCTGTGGAACATCCAGACTCAGAGTCAAGTTATCACCTATGAAGGCTGCATTGTACAGATGtattttttcatgctttttgggATATTAGACAACATCCTCTTGACTGTGATGGCTTATGACCGGTTTGCAGCCATCTGTCACCCACTGCAGTACATGATCATCATGAACCCTAAGTTTTGTGACCTCCTGCTTCTGACATCCTGGTTAGTGAGTGTCCTCGACTCTCTGTTACATGGCTTAATGATTTTGCGACTCTCTTTTTGCACAAAATTGGAAATTCATCACTTTTTTTGTGAACTTTATGAGGTGGTTCAGCTTGCTTGTTCTGATACTTTCCTCAATGACCTGATGATATATTTTGCAAGTGGAGTTCTGGTTATTGTTCCACTCACTGGTATCCTTTTCTCTTACTCTAAGATTGTATCCTCCATTTTGAAAATTTCATCCACAAGGGGCAGGTATAAAGCATTTTCCACATGTGTGTCTCACCTCTCAACTGTCTCCTTGTTCTATGGTACAAGCCTTGGGGTGTATCTTAGCTCTGCTAGCACACAAAACTCCAGGGCAACTGCAGTAGCCTCAGTGATGTACACCGTGGTCACACCCATGCTGAACCCTTTTATCTACAgtcttaaaaacaaagacataaagcAAGCCCTTAAAACACTCTTCAGCAAAGAAACATTATCAGTATAA